The following coding sequences are from one Streptomyces sp. NBC_01485 window:
- a CDS encoding ABC transporter substrate-binding protein — protein sequence MGHQISRRTLFRTAGGLAAAGALGSALSACAGGTGAGSTSSKLTMTWWGSDERHAAYKKALAAFQEKNPKIEILETYSGYDGYFDKFNTNIAGGSAPDLLQMDRALVAQYARKGVLTPLDSYVGKSLDLTGFSKELLAAGTVDGKLYGVPSGIGISQLTANRSGLEKLGLTFPDREWTWADLKNLSVDIHKKSGGKIHGVDDGGGGTLNAFEIFAREHGQDLFTTDGKKLGFTPETLQAWWEYWAEMRKINAAPAPAVTSAAHNDLTKNAVVLGKALFTFDSGVYGAGGSITDATLDFLPTPQGDWSGAREGNYVNGGVLLSATKASKRVADSVKIMSFIAQDQTAIKDMMLQRGIPPTEKARSVIAGALDATDKRNMDVADYLSKRVTKATNDLPTPAAPPQGADQIWNLLFQSNLAIAFGKKSIKAQLGEFFDQAAGILSA from the coding sequence GTGGGTCACCAGATCTCGCGCAGAACCCTCTTCCGCACCGCCGGCGGACTGGCCGCCGCCGGCGCGCTCGGCAGCGCGCTCAGCGCCTGCGCCGGCGGGACCGGCGCCGGCAGCACCAGCAGCAAGCTGACCATGACCTGGTGGGGCAGCGACGAGCGCCACGCGGCGTACAAGAAGGCGCTGGCCGCCTTCCAGGAGAAGAACCCGAAGATCGAGATCCTGGAGACGTACTCCGGCTACGACGGGTACTTCGACAAGTTCAACACCAACATCGCCGGCGGCAGCGCCCCCGACCTGCTCCAGATGGACCGTGCGCTGGTCGCCCAGTACGCCCGCAAGGGCGTCCTCACGCCCCTCGACTCCTACGTCGGCAAGTCCCTGGACCTCACCGGCTTCTCCAAGGAACTGCTCGCGGCCGGCACCGTCGACGGCAAGCTGTACGGCGTCCCGTCCGGCATCGGCATCAGCCAGCTCACGGCCAACCGCAGCGGTCTGGAGAAGCTGGGGCTGACCTTCCCGGACCGCGAGTGGACCTGGGCCGATCTGAAGAACCTCTCCGTCGACATCCACAAGAAGAGCGGCGGAAAGATCCACGGCGTCGACGACGGCGGCGGCGGCACCCTGAACGCCTTCGAGATCTTCGCCCGCGAGCACGGCCAGGACCTGTTCACCACGGACGGCAAGAAGCTCGGCTTCACCCCGGAGACCCTCCAGGCATGGTGGGAGTACTGGGCCGAGATGCGCAAGATCAACGCCGCCCCGGCGCCGGCGGTCACCTCCGCCGCGCACAACGACCTCACCAAGAACGCCGTGGTCCTCGGGAAGGCCCTGTTCACCTTCGACTCCGGCGTCTACGGCGCGGGCGGTTCCATCACGGACGCCACCCTCGACTTCCTGCCCACCCCGCAGGGCGACTGGTCCGGCGCGCGCGAGGGCAACTACGTCAACGGCGGTGTGCTGCTCAGCGCCACCAAGGCGAGCAAGCGGGTCGCGGACTCCGTGAAGATCATGTCGTTCATCGCCCAGGATCAGACGGCCATCAAGGACATGATGCTGCAGCGCGGCATCCCGCCGACCGAGAAGGCCCGCTCCGTGATCGCCGGAGCGCTGGACGCCACGGACAAGCGGAACATGGACGTCGCCGACTACCTCTCCAAGCGGGTCACGAAGGCCACGAACGACCTGCCCACTCCGGCGGCCCCGCCGCAGGGCGCCGACCAGATCTGGAACCTGCTGTTCCAGTCCAACCTCGCCATCGCCTTCGGCAAGAAGTCCATCAAGGCGCAGCTCGGCGAGTTCTTCGACCAGGCGGCAGGCATTCTGTCCGCGTAA
- a CDS encoding HAD family hydrolase produces the protein MIETIVLDVGETITREDRYWASWADWLGVPHHTMSALVGAVVAQGQDNAEALRLLRPNIDIAAEYHAREAAGRGEQLDAGDLYDDVRPALSALRRLGVRVIIAGNQTVRAGELLRGLDLPADLIVTSADWGVAKPAPEFFRRVLEVAQADPHATLYVGDHPANDVFPAKAAGLRVAHLRRGPWGHLWADDPDVTETADWRVDDLTQLIALVGR, from the coding sequence GTGATTGAGACCATCGTGCTGGATGTCGGCGAGACGATCACCCGGGAGGACCGTTACTGGGCTTCCTGGGCCGACTGGCTCGGCGTCCCACACCACACCATGTCGGCTCTTGTCGGCGCTGTCGTCGCCCAAGGCCAGGACAACGCTGAAGCCCTCAGGCTCCTGCGGCCGAACATCGACATCGCGGCGGAGTACCACGCTCGCGAGGCTGCCGGCCGCGGTGAGCAGCTCGACGCCGGCGACCTCTATGACGATGTGCGCCCGGCCCTGTCTGCACTGCGCCGGCTTGGCGTGCGAGTGATCATCGCGGGCAATCAGACTGTGAGAGCCGGGGAGCTGTTGCGAGGCCTGGACCTTCCCGCTGATCTCATCGTCACCTCCGCTGACTGGGGGGTGGCCAAGCCCGCTCCGGAGTTCTTTCGACGCGTGCTGGAGGTGGCCCAGGCTGATCCACACGCAACGCTGTACGTCGGCGACCACCCCGCCAACGACGTCTTCCCCGCGAAAGCGGCCGGGCTGAGGGTGGCGCACCTGCGCCGTGGCCCGTGGGGACACCTGTGGGCCGATGATCCCGACGTCACTGAGACGGCGGACTGGCGCGTGGACGACCTCACCCAGCTCATCGCTCTCGTTGGCCGCTGA
- a CDS encoding carbohydrate ABC transporter permease, with protein MTTAKTDEVAKGTPAPATPSDQRERDRMRRRLARRRGGGWWPYVFLAPWFVGLFGLTIYPMLDSLYLSFTDFDLLTPAQWVGTKNYERMFTADPVFWDTVHATLLYVAVSVPLKLALALGVAMLLNRDLKGIGLYRAAFYLPSLLGGAVAVAIVWRQVFGGDGLFNDFLGWFGIEGQDWISSPDTAIYTLILLAVWQFGTPMVIFLAGLKQLPRDVYEAAEIDGAGPVTRFFRITLPLLTPIVFFNVVLQIIDAFKTFTPAFVVSNGTGGPLNSTMLYSLYLYKKGFADLQMGYASAMAWVLFLVIAGFTAVNFIASRYWVHYDD; from the coding sequence ATGACCACCGCGAAGACCGACGAGGTCGCGAAGGGGACGCCGGCCCCGGCGACCCCGTCCGACCAGCGGGAGCGCGACCGTATGCGGCGCCGCCTCGCCCGACGGCGGGGCGGCGGCTGGTGGCCGTACGTCTTCCTGGCCCCCTGGTTCGTCGGCCTGTTCGGCCTGACGATCTACCCGATGCTCGACTCGCTGTACCTGTCGTTCACCGACTTCGACCTGCTGACGCCCGCGCAGTGGGTCGGCACCAAGAACTACGAGCGGATGTTCACCGCCGACCCGGTCTTCTGGGACACGGTGCACGCCACGCTCCTGTACGTCGCCGTCTCCGTCCCGCTGAAGCTCGCGCTGGCGCTCGGCGTGGCGATGCTGCTCAACCGGGACCTGAAGGGCATCGGCCTCTACCGGGCCGCCTTCTACCTGCCCTCGCTGCTCGGCGGGGCGGTGGCCGTCGCCATCGTGTGGCGCCAGGTCTTCGGCGGCGACGGTCTGTTCAACGACTTCCTCGGCTGGTTCGGCATCGAGGGCCAGGACTGGATCTCCAGCCCAGACACCGCGATCTACACCCTGATCCTGCTGGCCGTCTGGCAGTTCGGCACCCCGATGGTCATCTTCCTCGCCGGCCTGAAGCAACTGCCCAGGGACGTGTACGAGGCGGCCGAGATCGACGGCGCCGGGCCGGTCACCCGCTTCTTCCGGATCACCCTGCCGCTGCTGACGCCGATCGTCTTCTTCAACGTCGTGCTGCAGATCATCGACGCGTTCAAGACGTTCACGCCCGCCTTCGTCGTCAGCAACGGCACCGGCGGACCGCTCAACTCGACGATGCTGTACTCCCTCTACCTGTACAAGAAGGGCTTCGCCGACCTCCAGATGGGATACGCCTCGGCCATGGCCTGGGTGCTGTTCCTGGTCATCGCGGGCTTCACGGCGGTCAACTTCATCGCCAGCCGTTACTGGGTCCACTACGACGACTGA
- a CDS encoding ROK family protein, with the protein MAAAPRLTESANTVFTVLARAGSATRPQLASLAGLSKPTVSSAVAELEGARLAAHSGTASSGTGRSAAVYCLGPAAGAVLAVDLGPALTRVRGCALDGAPLAEATASREDAADAVREALAALPAGVPLRSVVVAVGDVAARDRRGSGMRPATAKAGPVFDAMAVALPPGVPVHLENNVNCAALAELHEGAARGRHTFGYLRIGVGIGLGIVVGGQVLRGSNGAAGELARLPYPWDDGREPRQEALEEYIGARSLLRRAGAAWQAADGPCPRTTERLFALAGEGRAAARAVVGRHAADIGRLAAAVTAVLDPGLIVLGGSTGADPQLLPGVRAELARLSWPTEVVSSTVGDYGTVTGAARLAVARGVQTVTQTARAED; encoded by the coding sequence GTGGCTGCGGCCCCCCGCCTGACCGAGAGCGCGAACACCGTCTTCACCGTGCTGGCCCGCGCGGGCAGCGCGACCCGGCCGCAGCTCGCGAGCCTGGCGGGGCTGTCCAAGCCGACGGTGTCCTCCGCCGTGGCGGAACTGGAGGGCGCCCGGCTCGCCGCGCACTCCGGCACCGCCTCCAGCGGCACCGGCCGCTCCGCCGCCGTCTACTGCCTCGGGCCGGCCGCCGGCGCCGTACTGGCCGTCGACCTCGGCCCCGCCCTCACCCGGGTCCGGGGCTGCGCCCTGGACGGCGCCCCGCTCGCCGAGGCCACCGCCTCCCGCGAGGACGCCGCCGACGCCGTACGCGAGGCGCTCGCCGCGCTGCCCGCCGGTGTCCCGCTGCGCTCCGTCGTCGTCGCCGTCGGTGACGTCGCCGCGCGGGACCGGCGGGGCAGCGGGATGCGCCCCGCCACCGCCAAGGCGGGGCCGGTCTTCGACGCCATGGCCGTCGCCCTGCCGCCGGGCGTCCCCGTCCACCTGGAGAACAACGTCAACTGCGCCGCGCTCGCGGAACTGCACGAGGGCGCCGCGCGCGGCCGTCACACCTTCGGCTACCTGCGCATCGGCGTGGGCATCGGCCTCGGCATCGTCGTCGGGGGGCAGGTGCTGCGCGGCTCGAACGGCGCCGCCGGAGAGCTGGCCCGGCTGCCCTACCCCTGGGACGACGGCCGCGAGCCGCGCCAGGAGGCGCTGGAGGAGTACATCGGCGCCCGCTCCCTGCTGCGCCGGGCCGGTGCGGCCTGGCAGGCCGCGGACGGCCCGTGCCCCCGCACCACCGAACGGCTCTTCGCCCTCGCCGGGGAGGGCAGGGCCGCCGCCCGCGCCGTCGTAGGCCGGCACGCCGCGGACATCGGCCGGCTCGCCGCCGCCGTCACCGCCGTACTGGACCCGGGCCTGATCGTGCTCGGCGGCAGCACCGGCGCGGATCCGCAGCTCCTGCCCGGTGTGCGGGCCGAACTGGCCCGGCTGAGCTGGCCCACCGAGGTGGTCAGCAGCACCGTCGGCGATTACGGCACTGTTACGGGCGCCGCACGGCTCGCGGTCGCCAGGGGAGTCCAAACCGTGACCCAGACCGCGCGGGCTGAGGATTGA
- a CDS encoding HoxN/HupN/NixA family nickel/cobalt transporter gives MTTATTAPHRVRTSLTRQEWTRLGGMAAFILALHVIGWFTLVAIVAPEHHTVGEKSFGIGIGVTAYTLGMRHAFDADHIAAIDNTTRKLMGEGQRPLSVGFWFSLGHSSVVFALAFLLSVGVKALAGPVSEDGSRLHDVTGLIGTTVSGTFLYVIAALNLVVLGGIWKVFRRMRSGEFDEAALEEQLNSRGLMNRLLGRVTKAVSKSWHMYPLGLLFGLGFDTATEVALLVLAGSGAASGLPWYAILCLPVLFAAGMSLLDTIDGSFMNFAYGWAFSQPVRKVYYNLTVTGLSVAVALVIGTVELLGLLADRLGLHGPFWDRIAGIDLNTLGFVVVGLFFAAWAIALVVWKVCRVEEKWTTGTATALTETGLTPTEAESRTT, from the coding sequence ATGACGACGGCGACGACCGCCCCGCACCGCGTCCGTACCTCCCTGACGCGGCAGGAGTGGACCCGCCTCGGCGGGATGGCCGCGTTCATCCTCGCGCTGCACGTGATCGGCTGGTTCACCCTCGTCGCGATCGTCGCGCCCGAGCACCACACCGTGGGCGAGAAGTCCTTCGGCATCGGCATCGGCGTCACCGCCTACACCCTCGGCATGCGGCACGCCTTCGACGCCGACCACATCGCCGCCATCGACAACACCACCCGCAAGCTGATGGGCGAGGGGCAGCGGCCGCTGTCGGTCGGGTTCTGGTTCTCGCTCGGCCACTCCAGCGTCGTCTTCGCCCTGGCGTTCCTGCTGTCCGTCGGCGTCAAGGCGCTGGCCGGCCCGGTCAGCGAGGACGGCTCGCGGCTGCACGACGTCACCGGCCTGATCGGCACGACCGTCTCCGGCACCTTCCTCTACGTCATCGCCGCCCTCAACCTCGTCGTCCTCGGCGGCATCTGGAAGGTGTTCCGCCGGATGCGGTCCGGCGAGTTCGACGAAGCCGCGCTGGAGGAGCAGCTGAACAGCCGCGGGCTGATGAACCGGCTGCTCGGCCGGGTCACGAAGGCCGTCTCCAAGTCGTGGCACATGTACCCGCTGGGGCTGCTGTTCGGCCTCGGGTTCGACACCGCGACCGAGGTGGCCCTGCTCGTCCTCGCCGGCTCCGGCGCGGCCTCCGGGCTGCCCTGGTACGCGATCCTGTGCCTGCCGGTCCTCTTCGCGGCCGGCATGTCGCTGCTCGACACCATCGACGGCTCGTTCATGAACTTCGCCTACGGCTGGGCCTTCTCGCAGCCGGTGCGCAAGGTCTACTACAACCTCACCGTCACCGGCCTGTCCGTGGCCGTCGCCCTGGTCATCGGCACCGTCGAACTCCTCGGCCTGCTGGCGGACCGACTCGGCCTGCACGGCCCGTTCTGGGACCGGATCGCCGGTATCGACCTCAACACCCTGGGCTTCGTCGTCGTCGGCCTGTTCTTCGCCGCGTGGGCCATCGCCCTGGTGGTGTGGAAGGTGTGCCGGGTCGAGGAGAAGTGGACGACGGGCACGGCGACGGCACTGACGGAGACCGGCCTCACCCCGACCGAGGCGGAATCCCGGACGACTTGA
- the sthA gene encoding Si-specific NAD(P)(+) transhydrogenase, whose amino-acid sequence MPDFDMLVLGSGPGGQKAAIAAAKLGRRVAVVDRPDMVGGVSLHTGTIPSKTLREAVLYLTGLTQRDLYGQSYRLKENITVADLTARTEHVVGREIDVIRSQLTRNHVTLFAGTGRFVDDHTIALREVTGQERLISAEHIVIATGTRPARPDSVEFDGRTILDSDNVLTIERVPQSMVIVGAGVIGMEYASMFAALGSKVTVVEKRAGMLDMCDVEVIESLRYHLRDLAVAFRFGETVAAVERHPRGTLTVLESGKKIPADAVMYSAGRQGLTDELDLDKAGLAADRHYRTPAGHIYAVGDVIGFPALAATAMEQGRAAAYHACGEPVGQMHDLQPIGIYTIPEISFVGRTEDQLTEERVPFEVGVARYRELARGQIIGDAHGMLKLLVSPRDRTLLGVHCFGTGATELIHIGQSVMGCGGTVDYLVNAVFNYPTLAESYKVAALDATNRLRELDRIGD is encoded by the coding sequence GTGCCCGACTTCGACATGCTCGTCCTCGGATCAGGTCCCGGCGGTCAGAAGGCTGCCATCGCGGCGGCCAAACTGGGCCGCCGCGTGGCCGTGGTCGACCGCCCCGACATGGTCGGCGGGGTCTCCCTCCACACCGGCACCATTCCCTCCAAGACGCTGCGCGAGGCGGTGCTCTACCTCACCGGTCTCACCCAGCGCGACCTGTACGGACAGAGCTACCGGCTCAAGGAGAACATCACCGTCGCCGACCTGACGGCCCGGACCGAGCATGTCGTCGGGCGGGAGATCGACGTCATCCGCAGCCAGTTGACCCGCAACCACGTCACCCTGTTCGCCGGCACCGGCCGGTTCGTCGACGACCACACGATCGCCCTGCGGGAGGTCACCGGGCAGGAGCGGCTGATCAGCGCCGAGCACATCGTGATCGCCACCGGGACGCGGCCGGCCCGGCCGGACAGCGTGGAGTTCGACGGGCGGACCATCCTCGACTCCGACAACGTGCTGACGATCGAGCGGGTGCCGCAGTCGATGGTGATCGTCGGCGCGGGTGTCATAGGTATGGAATACGCCAGTATGTTCGCCGCGCTCGGCAGCAAGGTCACCGTGGTGGAGAAGCGGGCCGGGATGCTCGACATGTGCGACGTCGAGGTCATCGAGTCGCTCAGGTACCACCTGCGGGACCTGGCGGTGGCCTTCCGGTTCGGGGAGACCGTCGCCGCCGTGGAACGGCATCCGCGCGGCACCCTGACCGTGCTGGAGAGCGGCAAGAAGATCCCGGCGGACGCGGTCATGTACTCGGCGGGCCGACAGGGCCTGACCGACGAACTCGACCTGGACAAGGCCGGGTTGGCGGCGGACCGGCACTACCGCACGCCGGCCGGGCACATCTACGCCGTCGGCGACGTCATCGGTTTCCCGGCGCTCGCCGCGACCGCGATGGAGCAGGGCCGGGCAGCCGCGTACCACGCCTGCGGCGAGCCCGTCGGGCAGATGCACGACCTCCAGCCGATCGGCATCTACACCATCCCGGAGATCAGTTTCGTGGGGCGGACGGAGGACCAGCTCACCGAGGAGCGGGTGCCGTTCGAGGTGGGCGTCGCCCGCTATCGCGAACTGGCGCGCGGGCAGATCATCGGCGACGCGCACGGCATGCTGAAGCTGCTGGTCTCGCCCCGGGACCGGACGCTGCTCGGCGTGCACTGCTTCGGCACCGGAGCGACCGAGCTGATCCACATCGGCCAGTCGGTGATGGGCTGTGGCGGCACCGTCGACTACCTGGTCAACGCGGTGTTCAACTACCCGACGCTGGCGGAGTCGTACAAGGTCGCCGCCCTCGACGCCACCAACCGCCTGCGCGAACTGGACCGCATCGGCGACTGA
- a CDS encoding phosphatase PAP2 family protein, with product MPSSAGLSSPTAVNRRRFLKVSFGGSAALVAAPTLVSWLGAADAKAAAGPLTFVDDYRTNLTANLTPETNAVVRVLGGFAKVWKTGPAWNTGTPLRPDILRANVRYCVDVTRSRTQAQGREAFVYDRQHQSYAMIGGLGPLADLYKTGAKAVTSITSAPDATPATTINDAVPADAPAGSAIGAGSHTSDLGQVATLVDTVRGPFASGNPGKAAFQYPRPWRMNENSQVVPTGKTDALGYPVYESKVVVVPQLLRQRGTSATDDGGFPSGHTNAFHLASLALAYAVPERFQELVTRALELSHTRIVAGMHSPVDVLGGRIMATALAAATLADPANAELKAAARAQAVAYFTQKTGATADTLFAHAHSDASDRYADREANARAVEPRLTYILDQEGRKNPLTVPKGAEVLLETRQPYLTAAQRREVLRTTALPSGYVLLDGFEQWGRLNLFAAADGYGSFDSDVTVTLDASKGGFQAADAWRNDIEGDGGLTKRGSGTLTLTGHNRYHGGTVLEAGVLVAGHANALGQGDVRLTGGTLRAGAPVRVRGAWAQGSGAVLDLTVRGHHGAVLTVSGRVRLEKGSVLSLRLDSEQPPAAGTTVPVIDASALRGQFDRIELNSDRLRAVPVYTADGLSVRLLKR from the coding sequence ATGCCGTCATCCGCCGGGCTCAGCTCCCCCACGGCCGTCAACAGAAGGCGTTTCCTGAAGGTCTCCTTCGGCGGCTCGGCGGCCCTGGTCGCCGCCCCGACACTGGTCTCCTGGCTGGGCGCGGCCGACGCGAAGGCCGCCGCGGGCCCGCTCACGTTCGTCGACGACTACAGGACGAACCTCACGGCGAACCTCACGCCCGAGACCAACGCCGTGGTGCGGGTCCTCGGCGGCTTCGCGAAGGTGTGGAAGACCGGCCCGGCGTGGAACACCGGCACCCCGCTGCGGCCCGACATACTGCGCGCCAACGTGCGCTACTGCGTCGACGTCACCCGCTCCCGCACCCAGGCGCAGGGCAGGGAGGCGTTCGTCTACGACCGCCAGCACCAGAGCTACGCGATGATCGGCGGCCTGGGTCCCCTGGCGGACCTGTACAAGACCGGCGCCAAGGCGGTCACGTCGATCACGAGCGCGCCGGACGCCACGCCCGCGACCACGATCAACGACGCCGTGCCCGCCGACGCGCCCGCCGGCTCCGCGATCGGCGCCGGCTCGCACACCTCCGACCTCGGCCAGGTCGCGACGCTCGTCGACACCGTGCGCGGCCCGTTCGCCTCCGGCAACCCGGGCAAGGCCGCCTTCCAGTACCCGCGTCCGTGGCGCATGAACGAGAACAGCCAGGTCGTCCCCACCGGGAAGACCGACGCGCTCGGCTACCCGGTCTACGAGTCGAAGGTGGTCGTCGTCCCGCAACTGCTGCGGCAGCGCGGCACCTCGGCCACGGACGACGGCGGCTTCCCCAGCGGTCACACCAACGCCTTCCACCTGGCCTCGCTGGCGCTCGCGTACGCGGTGCCCGAGCGGTTCCAGGAGCTGGTGACCCGCGCCCTGGAGCTGAGCCACACCCGGATCGTCGCCGGCATGCACTCCCCGGTCGACGTCCTCGGCGGCCGCATCATGGCCACCGCCCTCGCCGCCGCCACGCTCGCCGACCCGGCCAACGCCGAGCTGAAGGCGGCCGCCCGCGCCCAGGCCGTGGCCTACTTCACCCAGAAGACCGGCGCCACGGCCGACACCCTGTTCGCCCACGCGCACTCCGACGCCTCCGACAGGTACGCCGACCGGGAGGCCAACGCCCGCGCCGTCGAGCCCAGGCTGACGTACATCCTCGACCAGGAGGGCCGCAAGAACCCGCTCACCGTGCCCAAGGGCGCCGAGGTGCTGCTGGAGACCCGGCAGCCGTACCTCACGGCGGCCCAGCGCCGCGAGGTGCTGCGCACGACCGCGCTGCCCTCCGGGTACGTGCTGCTGGACGGCTTCGAGCAGTGGGGCCGGCTCAACCTGTTCGCGGCGGCGGACGGTTACGGCTCCTTCGACTCCGACGTCACGGTCACCCTGGACGCGTCCAAGGGCGGCTTCCAGGCGGCCGACGCCTGGCGCAACGACATCGAGGGCGACGGCGGTCTGACCAAGCGCGGCTCCGGCACGCTGACCCTGACCGGGCACAACCGCTACCACGGCGGCACCGTGCTGGAGGCGGGCGTGCTCGTCGCCGGGCACGCGAACGCGCTGGGCCAGGGCGATGTGCGGCTGACCGGCGGCACGCTGCGCGCGGGCGCGCCGGTGCGGGTACGCGGCGCGTGGGCCCAGGGGTCCGGCGCGGTGCTGGATCTGACGGTGCGTGGACACCACGGCGCGGTCCTCACCGTGTCCGGGCGGGTCCGGCTGGAGAAGGGCTCGGTGCTGTCGCTGCGCCTGGACTCCGAGCAGCCGCCGGCCGCGGGGACGACCGTCCCGGTGATCGACGCGTCGGCGCTGCGCGGTCAGTTCGACCGTATTGAACTGAACTCCGACCGTCTGCGGGCCGTACCCGTGTACACGGCGGACGGTCTGTCGGTACGACTCCTGAAGCGGTAA
- a CDS encoding nucleoside/nucleotide kinase family protein, with protein MLTFDDLLERARSLAGDGRRRALLGIAGSPGAGKTTLAERLVRELNGAGEPWVAHVPMDGFHLADVELDRLGRRGRKGAPDTFDAAGYAALLRRLREESDGDGVVYAPGFERVLEQPIAGALPVPPTARLIVTEGNYLLLGTGAWTRVRAALDAVWFCELEEDERVRRLVARHEEFGKTHEEAVAWVLRTDQRNAELVAATRDRADLVVRPG; from the coding sequence GTGCTCACTTTCGACGACCTGCTCGAACGGGCCCGTTCCCTCGCCGGGGACGGCCGCCGGCGCGCGCTCCTCGGTATCGCCGGCAGCCCCGGCGCGGGCAAGACGACCCTCGCCGAGCGCCTGGTGCGGGAGTTGAACGGCGCCGGGGAGCCCTGGGTCGCGCACGTCCCGATGGACGGTTTCCATCTCGCCGACGTCGAACTGGACCGGCTCGGCCGCCGGGGCCGCAAGGGCGCGCCCGACACGTTCGACGCGGCCGGGTACGCGGCCCTGCTGCGGCGGCTGCGCGAGGAGAGCGACGGCGACGGCGTCGTGTACGCGCCTGGCTTCGAACGGGTCCTGGAGCAGCCGATCGCCGGCGCGCTGCCGGTGCCGCCGACGGCCCGGCTGATCGTGACGGAGGGCAACTACCTCCTGCTGGGCACGGGCGCGTGGACGCGGGTGCGGGCCGCGCTGGACGCGGTGTGGTTCTGCGAGTTGGAGGAGGACGAGCGCGTCCGTCGACTGGTCGCCCGGCACGAGGAGTTCGGCAAGACGCACGAGGAGGCGGTGGCGTGGGTCCTGCGCACCGACCAGCGCAACGCCGAACTGGTGGCGGCCACGCGGGACCGGGCGGACCTGGTGGTCCGCCCGGGGTGA
- a CDS encoding carbohydrate ABC transporter permease — MSAITPNASPLRKLRSATGARRIFLHTLLIGVAVVMLYPLLWMLSSSIKPDTEIFTHPGLIPNKLNPQNYADGWSGSGNSFSLYITNSLIVTIGAVIGNVISCSLAAYAFARFEFRGKKIWFGLMLGTLMLPTQAVLIPQYTIFYNLTWINTYLPLIVPKFLAVDAFFIFLMVQFIRSIPRELDHAAMMDGANPWQIYWKIILPLMKPALVTTTIFTFIWTYDDFLHQLVYLQQNDKFTVPLGLTLFMDQTSGSSYGPMFAMSTLALLPTLICFLIFQKRLVEGLATSGMKG; from the coding sequence ATGTCCGCCATCACCCCGAACGCGTCGCCGTTGCGGAAGCTCCGCTCGGCCACCGGCGCCCGCCGCATCTTCCTCCACACCCTGCTCATCGGCGTGGCGGTCGTCATGCTCTACCCGCTGCTGTGGATGCTCAGCAGCTCGATCAAGCCCGACACGGAGATCTTCACCCACCCCGGGCTGATCCCGAACAAGCTCAACCCGCAGAACTACGCCGACGGCTGGAGCGGCTCCGGCAACTCCTTCTCGCTGTACATCACCAACTCGCTGATCGTCACGATCGGCGCGGTGATCGGCAACGTGATCTCCTGCTCGCTGGCCGCCTACGCCTTCGCGCGCTTCGAGTTCCGGGGCAAGAAGATCTGGTTCGGCCTGATGCTCGGCACGCTGATGCTGCCCACGCAGGCCGTCCTCATCCCGCAGTACACGATCTTCTACAACCTGACCTGGATCAACACCTATCTGCCGCTGATCGTGCCGAAGTTCCTCGCGGTGGACGCCTTCTTCATCTTCCTGATGGTCCAGTTCATCCGCTCCATCCCGCGCGAGCTCGACCACGCGGCCATGATGGACGGCGCCAACCCCTGGCAGATCTACTGGAAGATCATCCTGCCGCTGATGAAGCCGGCCCTGGTCACCACCACCATCTTCACCTTCATCTGGACGTACGACGACTTCCTGCACCAGCTCGTCTACCTCCAGCAGAACGACAAGTTCACCGTCCCCCTCGGCCTGACCCTCTTCATGGACCAGACCAGCGGCTCCTCCTACGGCCCGATGTTCGCCATGTCGACACTCGCCCTCCTGCCGACGCTGATCTGCTTCCTCATCTTCCAGAAGAGGCTGGTCGAAGGCCTGGCGACGTCCGGCATGAAGGGCTGA